From the genome of Streptomyces sp. NBC_00659, one region includes:
- a CDS encoding MerR family transcriptional regulator, with protein MRIGELSRVAGVSRRLLRYYEEQGLIVPDRSANGYRDYDERNADRVKQIRGLLAAGLPTRLIKQILPCLDKPRSIHFPDATPEMLALLTSERDKLTDRIEVLTRNRNAMTEYLSEVERHRAPAAPGQMGNA; from the coding sequence GTGCGAATCGGTGAACTGTCCCGCGTGGCGGGCGTGTCCCGGCGCCTGCTGCGCTATTACGAGGAGCAGGGCCTGATCGTGCCGGATCGGTCGGCGAACGGATACCGCGACTACGACGAGCGGAACGCGGACCGCGTGAAGCAGATACGTGGCCTGCTGGCAGCGGGGCTGCCCACCCGACTCATCAAGCAGATCCTGCCGTGCCTGGACAAGCCCAGATCCATTCACTTCCCGGACGCGACCCCGGAGATGCTGGCGCTGCTGACCTCGGAGCGGGACAAGCTCACCGACCGGATCGAGGTGCTCACCCGCAACCGGAACGCGATGACCGAGTACCTGTCCGAGGTGGAGCGCCACCGCGCCCCGGCCGCACCCGGTCAGATGGGCAATGCCTGA
- a CDS encoding MFS transporter — translation MTTTTASPTRRDVLPWSALLALGTAVFITSLTETLPAGVLPQMSSALGVSSGAAGQTVTVYAIGTALTAIPLTAATAGVRRKPLLLGAMAVFLVANTLTAAAPGYAVLLLSRFLAGVAAGLAWALLAGYARRIAPPGQEGRAIAVAMTGIPLALSLGVPAGTLIGQQIGWRMSFAAVSVLTLAVLGWITFSVPAVSRPTATADRPKPTTRQTLRVPGVPAVMVVVVTFVLGHTVIYAYIAPYLWHAGLGTAADAILLAFGIACLISIWYTGRHIDGRLRGLALTAATLFTLATAAFAATTAQAVVWVAAVVWGLGWGAAPTLLQTAAGHAGTRQSPAIADTAQAILVTLWNAAMALGGIIGGLLLQRVDVTADATAAAVLGVLSLAVIALARHHAFAPTDQDTP, via the coding sequence ATGACGACGACAACAGCCTCTCCGACAAGACGTGATGTCCTGCCCTGGTCCGCGCTGCTGGCACTGGGCACCGCGGTGTTCATCACCAGCCTGACCGAGACCCTCCCGGCGGGCGTCCTCCCGCAGATGTCATCCGCTCTCGGCGTCAGCTCCGGTGCGGCGGGCCAGACCGTCACCGTGTATGCCATCGGTACCGCCCTCACAGCCATACCGCTGACCGCCGCCACGGCGGGAGTCCGGCGCAAGCCGTTGCTGCTGGGCGCCATGGCCGTCTTCCTGGTCGCGAACACACTCACCGCTGCCGCGCCCGGCTACGCGGTACTGCTCCTCTCACGGTTCCTCGCCGGCGTCGCCGCCGGACTCGCGTGGGCACTCCTCGCCGGATACGCGCGGCGTATCGCGCCTCCCGGCCAGGAGGGACGCGCCATCGCGGTCGCGATGACCGGGATCCCCCTGGCGCTGTCGCTGGGTGTTCCCGCCGGGACGCTGATCGGGCAGCAGATCGGGTGGCGCATGTCCTTCGCCGCTGTCTCGGTGCTCACTCTCGCCGTCCTCGGGTGGATCACGTTCAGCGTCCCCGCCGTCAGCCGGCCGACGGCCACAGCCGACAGGCCGAAGCCGACCACCCGGCAGACGCTCCGGGTCCCCGGGGTCCCCGCCGTCATGGTCGTCGTCGTGACCTTCGTCCTCGGCCACACCGTCATCTACGCGTACATCGCGCCGTACCTGTGGCATGCCGGCCTCGGCACCGCGGCGGACGCGATCCTGCTGGCCTTCGGTATCGCATGCCTGATCAGCATCTGGTACACCGGCCGCCACATCGACGGTCGTCTGCGCGGGCTCGCGCTGACCGCCGCGACGCTGTTCACCCTCGCCACGGCCGCCTTCGCCGCCACCACGGCACAGGCCGTCGTCTGGGTGGCGGCCGTCGTGTGGGGTCTGGGATGGGGTGCCGCGCCCACACTGCTTCAGACCGCAGCCGGTCATGCCGGAACACGTCAGAGTCCAGCCATCGCCGACACCGCGCAAGCCATCCTTGTGACCTTGTGGAACGCGGCCATGGCACTCGGCGGCATCATCGGCGGCCTCCTCCTGCAGCGTGTCGACGTCACCGCCGACGCCACCGCCGCGGCAGTGCTCGGAGTCCTCAGCCTGGCCGTGATCGCACTCGCGCGACACCATGCCTTCGCGCCGACCGACCAGGACACACCGTGA
- a CDS encoding alpha/beta fold hydrolase gives MTDTETRTRTVHPRPDLPLTLTEAGPADGRLALVLHGGGGPATVQGVAAHLAGRHGMRCVVPTHPGWNGTERPGWFTGVDDLAIAYLHWLRDEGHRDVLVVGSSLGGWTAAEMAFRDDGAVISSLVLVNAAGVAVPGEPVREIFGLRPDEIAAYSFHDPARFAVDPTTLTEERIALQQANMATLRLLAGDPYMHDPKLLNRLARVRIPALVVWGESDRIVTPAYGRAYAQAFARGRYEPIAEAGHLPHIERPEATFAALDAHIDAHAGAVSTPARPR, from the coding sequence ATGACCGACACCGAGACGCGAACCCGTACCGTCCACCCACGCCCCGACCTTCCCCTCACCCTCACCGAGGCCGGACCCGCCGACGGCCGCCTCGCACTCGTCCTGCACGGCGGTGGCGGGCCCGCCACCGTCCAGGGCGTCGCCGCGCATCTGGCCGGCCGGCACGGCATGCGATGCGTCGTTCCCACCCACCCGGGCTGGAACGGGACCGAGCGCCCCGGCTGGTTCACCGGCGTCGACGACCTGGCGATCGCCTATCTGCACTGGCTCAGGGACGAGGGCCACCGCGACGTCCTCGTCGTCGGCTCGTCGCTCGGCGGCTGGACCGCGGCCGAGATGGCCTTCCGCGACGACGGCGCTGTGATCAGCTCCCTGGTCCTGGTCAACGCCGCGGGCGTGGCCGTCCCGGGAGAGCCGGTCCGCGAGATCTTCGGACTCCGGCCGGACGAGATCGCCGCGTACTCGTTCCACGATCCGGCCCGTTTCGCGGTGGACCCGACCACCCTCACCGAGGAGCGGATCGCGCTCCAGCAGGCCAACATGGCCACTCTCCGCCTCCTGGCCGGCGACCCGTACATGCACGACCCGAAGCTCCTGAACCGGCTCGCACGGGTGCGGATCCCGGCCCTCGTGGTGTGGGGTGAGAGCGACCGCATCGTCACGCCCGCGTACGGGCGGGCCTACGCGCAGGCGTTCGCCCGAGGGCGCTACGAGCCGATCGCCGAAGCCGGCCATCTGCCGCACATCGAGCGCCCCGAAGCGACGTTCGCCGCGCTGGACGCGCACATCGACGCACACGCCGGTGCCGTGAGCACTCCCGCCCGGCCGAGGTAG
- a CDS encoding MarR family winged helix-turn-helix transcriptional regulator translates to MEPGSSAVPVDLEELGRAVKEAQYRHHRALDTRLSAVGTTLAQWDALRAIARTPGASAHELAVATFQGDQSFGTLASRLAAQHLIERRPGRGRRIEHHLTETGEHVLRAGRTVTRDVLAASFDPLDESERATLLGLLRRIGVPSEGL, encoded by the coding sequence GTGGAACCGGGCTCGTCCGCCGTTCCCGTCGATCTCGAAGAGCTGGGGCGCGCCGTGAAGGAAGCGCAGTACCGGCACCACCGCGCGCTCGACACCCGCCTCTCGGCGGTCGGCACGACGCTGGCGCAGTGGGACGCACTGCGGGCCATCGCCCGTACGCCCGGAGCATCCGCACACGAGCTGGCGGTCGCCACTTTCCAGGGCGACCAGTCCTTCGGCACACTGGCCTCCCGGCTCGCGGCCCAGCACCTCATCGAGCGCCGTCCGGGTCGCGGCCGGCGTATCGAGCACCATCTGACGGAGACCGGCGAGCACGTCTTGAGGGCGGGGCGCACCGTCACACGCGATGTCCTCGCCGCATCCTTCGACCCGCTGGACGAAAGCGAACGGGCCACGCTGCTCGGGCTGTTGCGCCGTATCGGCGTTCCGAGTGAGGGTCTCTAG